In the genome of Candidatus Methylomirabilota bacterium, the window CTCAATCCGGCAGAGACGGGCGAGGCCATGACGCTCATCCGCGCGCTTCAGGCCGAAGGCATCACGGTGCTCATGGTCGAGCACATCGTGTGGGCGCTCATGGACATTTCCCGCCGGATCATCGTGCTGAGCGCGGGGGAAAAGATCGCCGATGGCCTGCCCGCGGCCGTGGCCCGCGATCCGGCCGTGGTGGACGTCTATCTCGGCACCGACGAGGGATCCCATTCCTCTGCTTGAGGTGCAAGACCTCGAGGCGTCCTACGGCGATGTGAGGGTCCTGTCCGCGGTGACCCTGTGCGTCGCCTCCGGCGAGATCGTGGCCCTGCTTGGCTCGAACGGCGCGGGCAAGAGCACGCTCCTCAAATCCATCGCCGGTCTCCTGCCGCCGCGCGCGGGCACCATTCGCTGGGACGGGGAGGATCTGTCTCGCATCGGCGCGCATCAGATCGTCGAGCGCGGCCTGGCCATGGTGCCGGAGGGGCGTCGGCTCTTCGCAGGCATGACGGTGCAGGAGCATCTCGATCTCGGCGCCTTCACTCCGCGGGCGCGGGCCGTCCGCCCCGCGAGCCTCGAGCGCGTCTACGCGCTCTTCCCTCTCCTCCACGAGCAGCGTCGTCAGATCGTGCGGGCGCTCTCGGGAGGCCAGCAGCAGATGGTGGCCATCGGGCGCGCGCTCATGACCAATCCGAGACTGCTCATGCTGGAC includes:
- a CDS encoding ABC transporter ATP-binding protein — encoded protein: MTLCVASGEIVALLGSNGAGKSTLLKSIAGLLPPRAGTIRWDGEDLSRIGAHQIVERGLAMVPEGRRLFAGMTVQEHLDLGAFTPRARAVRPASLERVYALFPLLHEQRRQIVRALSGGQQQMVAIGRALMTNPRLLMLDEPSLGIAPRLVRSILAALAEINRAGVAVLLVEQNVQAALTLAHRAYVLESGRITVEGPSAALLSDAHVRRAYLGPLATRA
- a CDS encoding ABC transporter ATP-binding protein, encoding LNPAETGEAMTLIRALQAEGITVLMVEHIVWALMDISRRIIVLSAGEKIADGLPAAVARDPAVVDVYLGTDEGSHSSA